A window of the Candidatus Tisiphia endosymbiont of Dascillus cervinus genome harbors these coding sequences:
- a CDS encoding acetyl/propionyl/methylcrotonyl-CoA carboxylase subunit alpha: MTKPLFDKILIANRGEIALRIMQTLKKMSIKSVAVYSEADTHSMHVQYADEAYYIGNSPATESYLSIKNIVNAIRASGASAVHPGYGFLSENSNFANILKREGVALIGPNASAIKKMGDKIEAKKIAMEAGVSTVSGYIGTISNINQAIEIAEKIGFPVIVKATAGGGGRGMRVVKNSEEMANAFESAKLEAVNNFSDGRLFIEKLIQSPRHIEIQLLADQYGNSVCLGERECSIQRYHQKVIEEAPSSFITEEIRQKMYKETIALSSKVGYYSAGTVEFIVDLDKNFYFLEMNTRLQVEHPVTELITGIDIVEEMIKIAAGEKLSFSQEDIKLKGHAFESRICAENPMRGFLSSSGRITEYVEPPKNANIRVDTGLGLGGEVSMFYDSMIAKLCTYGETREQAIEVMRSALSAYIIQGISHNISFLEAVISHPRFIAGDINTAFIEEEYPDGFSGASLTSEITKIFLATAIFVYIAEQKRASLISGQIVDQTNKIGTRWVVSIDDKLFPVLIKSVDYGYNIRQENDRIYIRSNWNLGSRLFSCIVNGRKANVKIGNILTGYMLSHSGITVKAYVRSPRMSELEALMITKNIQEEQTELHAPLAGQIIAIKIQEGSTVVIGQEIMVLTAMKMENILVAERNGKIAKILVNEKDQVVSGQVLLEFA; encoded by the coding sequence ATGACTAAACCATTATTTGATAAAATTTTAATCGCCAATCGTGGTGAAATAGCTTTGAGAATAATGCAAACCCTAAAGAAGATGAGTATTAAATCAGTTGCCGTATATTCTGAAGCAGATACACATTCAATGCATGTACAATATGCTGATGAAGCTTATTACATCGGCAATTCTCCTGCCACTGAGAGCTATTTGTCAATTAAAAATATTGTAAATGCTATTAGAGCAAGTGGTGCTTCAGCAGTACATCCAGGATATGGATTTTTATCAGAAAATTCAAATTTTGCAAATATCTTAAAAAGGGAAGGAGTTGCATTAATAGGTCCCAATGCTTCTGCTATTAAGAAAATGGGTGATAAAATTGAAGCAAAAAAAATCGCTATGGAAGCAGGAGTCAGCACTGTTTCTGGCTATATTGGTACTATCAGCAATATAAATCAGGCCATAGAAATTGCAGAAAAAATAGGTTTCCCTGTTATAGTTAAGGCAACAGCTGGCGGTGGTGGTCGTGGAATGAGAGTGGTAAAAAACTCTGAAGAAATGGCTAATGCCTTTGAATCAGCTAAGCTTGAGGCAGTAAATAATTTTAGCGATGGTAGATTATTCATTGAAAAATTAATTCAGTCCCCAAGGCATATTGAAATACAATTATTAGCTGATCAGTATGGTAACAGTGTTTGTCTTGGTGAGCGAGAATGTTCAATTCAACGTTACCATCAAAAAGTGATTGAAGAAGCCCCAAGCTCCTTTATTACCGAGGAAATACGGCAAAAAATGTATAAAGAGACCATAGCTTTATCTAGCAAGGTCGGTTATTACTCAGCCGGGACAGTTGAATTTATAGTTGATTTAGATAAGAATTTTTATTTCCTTGAGATGAATACTAGGCTACAAGTTGAGCATCCAGTAACTGAGCTGATCACTGGTATTGACATAGTAGAAGAGATGATAAAAATTGCTGCTGGTGAGAAATTATCATTTTCTCAAGAAGATATAAAATTAAAGGGGCATGCGTTTGAATCTAGAATTTGTGCAGAAAACCCCATGCGTGGATTTCTGTCGTCTAGCGGTAGAATTACTGAATATGTAGAACCACCAAAAAATGCTAACATACGTGTGGATACAGGTCTTGGACTTGGTGGAGAAGTCAGTATGTTTTATGATTCAATGATTGCAAAGCTTTGTACTTACGGAGAGACTAGAGAACAAGCTATTGAGGTTATGCGTTCTGCTTTAAGTGCTTACATAATACAAGGTATTTCTCATAATATTAGTTTCTTAGAAGCAGTAATATCACATCCTCGTTTTATAGCAGGTGATATAAATACTGCATTTATAGAAGAAGAATATCCAGATGGGTTTTCTGGAGCAAGCTTAACTTCTGAAATCACTAAAATATTCCTAGCTACAGCCATTTTTGTTTATATTGCGGAGCAAAAACGTGCTTCGTTAATTTCTGGTCAAATAGTCGATCAAACTAATAAAATCGGTACTAGATGGGTTGTATCAATTGATGATAAACTATTTCCAGTTTTAATTAAATCAGTAGATTATGGTTATAATATAAGACAAGAAAATGATAGAATTTATATCCGTAGTAACTGGAACTTAGGTAGTAGACTCTTTTCCTGTATTGTAAATGGTAGAAAAGCCAATGTAAAAATTGGCAATATCTTAACAGGTTATATGTTATCACATTCAGGTATTACTGTTAAAGCTTATGTCCGTTCTCCACGGATGTCTGAACTAGAAGCGTTGATGATTACAAAAAATATCCAAGAAGAGCAAACAGAGCTGCATGCCCCGCTTGCAGGACAAATTATTGCAATTAAGATTCAAGAAGGTAGTACGGTAGTTATTGGTCAAGAGATTATGGTTTTAACTGCCATGAAAATGGAGAATATACTTGTTGCTGAGCGTAATGGGAAAATTGCTAAAATCTTAGTTAATGAGAAAGATCAGGTGGTTAGTGGGCAGGTGTTACTTGAATTTGCTTAG
- a CDS encoding Fic family protein, with protein MSEKPPFQVSNKILTLLQDIAYELGILSGAKLSLPAVKLRKSNQIKTIHSSLAIEGNSLSLDQITDIIDGKPVLGPKNDIIEVNNAIKLYNNLHKLNPLSIDCLLEAHRLLMQELIVDNGYFRASGVGIFKGNEISHIAPKASRVPLLMDKLFQFIKENKDIPWLIKACVFHYELEFIHPFSDGNGRMGRLWQQLLLMKAEPIFKYISVEVLIKNEQSEYYDVLAECDKVGESTLFIEFMATQILKALQLYVNNVVSQVKTPKSRLEFAKIKLPNSWFSRKDYILLHKDISSASASRDLIFGVKEGILTHKGIKNQTCYKFQ; from the coding sequence ATGAGTGAAAAACCACCTTTTCAAGTAAGTAATAAAATACTTACATTACTGCAAGATATTGCATATGAGCTTGGTATTCTATCCGGAGCTAAGCTTTCTTTGCCTGCAGTAAAACTTAGAAAAAGTAACCAAATAAAGACTATACATTCTTCTTTAGCAATTGAAGGTAATAGTTTAAGTTTAGACCAAATAACCGATATAATTGATGGAAAACCGGTGCTAGGTCCTAAAAATGATATTATTGAAGTTAACAATGCCATTAAATTATACAATAATTTACATAAATTAAATCCATTATCAATAGATTGTTTACTAGAGGCACATAGATTATTGATGCAAGAGTTAATAGTTGATAATGGCTATTTTCGAGCCAGCGGAGTTGGCATATTTAAAGGCAATGAAATATCTCATATAGCTCCTAAAGCTAGTCGTGTCCCATTATTAATGGATAAATTATTTCAGTTCATAAAAGAAAATAAGGATATTCCGTGGCTAATTAAAGCTTGCGTATTTCATTATGAGCTAGAATTTATCCATCCTTTCTCAGATGGTAATGGACGAATGGGTAGGTTATGGCAACAATTATTATTAATGAAAGCAGAACCAATTTTTAAATATATTTCGGTAGAGGTACTAATAAAAAACGAACAAAGTGAGTACTATGACGTTTTAGCTGAGTGTGATAAAGTAGGGGAGTCTACCTTGTTCATTGAATTTATGGCAACACAGATACTAAAAGCTCTGCAACTATATGTTAATAATGTAGTATCGCAAGTCAAAACTCCTAAGTCTAGGTTAGAATTTGCTAAAATAAAATTACCAAATAGTTGGTTTTCAAGGAAAGATTATATTCTGTTACATAAGGATATTTCTTCTGCGTCGGCCAGTCGTGATCTAATCTTTGGGGTTAAGGAAGGTATCCTAACTCATAAAGGTATAAAAAATCAAACTTGTTATAAATTTCAATAA
- a CDS encoding acyl-CoA carboxylase subunit beta, with translation MNQHIVNSPESLDEKRNNARQGGGGKRIALQHKKGKLTARERIEVLLDPESFEETGMFVEHRCSNFGMNDKKFLGDGIITGHGTINGRLVFVYSQDFTVFGGSLGEYHAKKICSLLDSALAVGAPVIGINDSGGARIQEGVDALAGYGELFQRNVIASGIIPQITLIMGPCAGGAVYSPALTDFIFMVKNTSYMFVTGPDVVKTVTGEEVSQEQLGGAKMHTTKSGVADLAFKNDIELLLETRRFFNFLPLSNRSPLPHRRTEDPADRVDMSLNTLVPSIPNKAYDMKELIERIVDEGEFFELQPDFARNIIIGFGYMEGRPIGFVANQPLHLAGCLDINASRKAARFVRFCDAFNIPIVTLVDVPGFLPGTDQEHNGIIKHGAKLLYAYAEATVPKITIITRKAYGGAYIVMNSKHLRGDVNYAWFNSEIAVLGAEGAAEIIFKEECKDTESKKRKIQEYKDTVTSPFTAASRGYLDDIIKPQNTRWRICKALNFLQNKKIQLPWKKHDNLPL, from the coding sequence ATGAATCAACATATTGTAAATTCTCCTGAATCACTTGATGAAAAGCGTAATAATGCCCGTCAAGGTGGAGGGGGAAAGAGAATCGCCTTACAACATAAAAAAGGTAAGCTTACTGCAAGAGAAAGAATAGAAGTATTGCTAGATCCTGAGAGTTTTGAAGAAACAGGAATGTTTGTTGAACATAGATGCAGTAATTTTGGCATGAACGACAAAAAATTCCTAGGGGACGGTATAATAACTGGACATGGTACCATAAATGGCAGGTTGGTTTTTGTATATAGCCAAGATTTTACGGTATTCGGTGGATCCCTTGGTGAGTATCATGCTAAAAAAATATGTTCCCTACTCGATTCTGCTCTGGCGGTAGGAGCCCCAGTTATTGGGATAAATGATTCGGGAGGAGCAAGAATCCAAGAGGGAGTCGATGCTCTCGCTGGTTATGGAGAATTATTTCAACGTAATGTAATTGCTTCCGGTATTATTCCACAAATCACCTTAATTATGGGACCTTGTGCTGGTGGTGCTGTTTATTCTCCTGCCTTAACAGATTTCATATTCATGGTTAAAAATACTTCTTATATGTTTGTAACAGGACCAGACGTAGTTAAAACTGTTACAGGTGAAGAAGTAAGCCAAGAACAACTTGGCGGGGCAAAAATGCATACTACAAAGAGTGGTGTTGCTGACCTTGCTTTTAAAAATGATATAGAGCTACTTCTAGAAACTAGAAGGTTTTTTAATTTTTTACCTCTATCAAATCGCAGTCCCCTACCACATCGTCGTACCGAAGACCCAGCTGATCGGGTTGATATGTCCCTAAACACCTTAGTCCCAAGCATTCCGAACAAAGCTTATGACATGAAAGAATTAATTGAGCGTATTGTTGATGAAGGAGAATTTTTTGAGCTGCAACCAGATTTTGCTAGAAACATTATAATCGGCTTTGGTTATATGGAAGGAAGACCTATAGGATTTGTTGCGAATCAACCATTACATTTAGCTGGCTGTTTGGATATTAACGCATCAAGAAAGGCAGCAAGGTTTGTTCGTTTTTGTGATGCGTTTAATATCCCAATAGTAACTCTAGTTGATGTACCAGGTTTTTTACCTGGCACTGATCAAGAGCATAACGGAATTATTAAACATGGAGCAAAATTGTTATATGCGTACGCTGAAGCAACTGTACCAAAAATTACCATAATTACTAGGAAAGCTTATGGTGGAGCTTATATAGTTATGAACTCAAAACATCTTCGTGGTGATGTGAATTACGCGTGGTTCAACTCAGAAATTGCAGTACTTGGAGCTGAAGGAGCTGCTGAAATAATATTTAAAGAAGAATGCAAAGATACAGAATCAAAAAAACGAAAAATCCAAGAGTATAAAGATACTGTTACTTCTCCTTTCACTGCAGCATCTAGAGGATACCTAGACGATATTATAAAGCCTCAAAATACTAGATGGCGCATATGTAAAGCACTAAACTTTCTTCAAAACAAAAAAATACAATTACCATGGAAGAAGCATGATAACTTACCACTTTAG
- the atpA gene encoding F0F1 ATP synthase subunit alpha, translated as MGSTQQLKAVELAEILKKEIANIDQLSDLREVGQVVTVGDGIARVYGIDNVEAGEVVEFASGVKGLALNLETDSVSIVLIGSDREVKQGDTVKRTGKILQVPVGKSLLGRVVDGMANPIDGKGEIITDTYRNIEEKAPGIIVRKSVTEPVQTGIKVIDALIPIGRGQRELIIGDRQIGKTAIVIDTIINQKQAHLDGDEKNKIYCIYVAIGQKRSTIAQVVKRLEDSGAMEYTTVVVATASDPVALQYVAPYTGCSIGEYFRDNGMHALVIYDDLSKHAVAYRQISLLLRRPPGREAYPGDVFYLHSRLLERAAKMSDESGGGSLTALPIIETQAGDVSAYIPTNIISITDGQIFLENELFYKGIRPAVNIGISVSRVGSAAQVKSMKQVAGNVKLELAQFRELAAFSQFSSDLDVSTKQLISHGTKLSEILKQDQYSPFPVEEQVVSLYAGVRNYLDSIPVERIKEFEHRMLQEIKLSENDILVSIREQGQITKEIEQKLKIFLENFVQNFNACSLDNQVFP; from the coding sequence ATGGGGTCTACCCAACAATTAAAGGCTGTCGAACTTGCTGAAATATTAAAAAAAGAAATTGCTAATATTGATCAGCTTAGTGATTTACGAGAAGTAGGGCAGGTTGTAACAGTTGGTGATGGTATAGCTAGGGTATATGGTATCGATAATGTGGAAGCTGGCGAGGTAGTTGAGTTTGCGTCAGGAGTAAAAGGTCTAGCTCTTAATCTTGAAACAGACTCTGTAAGTATTGTATTAATTGGTAGTGATCGAGAAGTCAAACAAGGTGATACGGTAAAAAGAACTGGGAAGATTTTACAAGTACCAGTTGGTAAGTCGTTGCTTGGTAGGGTCGTTGATGGTATGGCAAATCCTATTGATGGTAAAGGCGAGATTATAACTGATACATATAGGAATATAGAGGAAAAAGCTCCGGGGATAATTGTTAGAAAAAGTGTTACAGAGCCGGTGCAAACGGGCATTAAAGTAATTGATGCCCTAATTCCTATTGGTAGAGGTCAGAGGGAGTTAATTATTGGTGACAGGCAAATAGGTAAAACCGCTATTGTTATCGATACTATTATTAACCAAAAACAAGCTCATCTTGACGGTGATGAAAAAAATAAAATTTATTGTATTTATGTAGCTATTGGTCAAAAAAGATCGACTATTGCACAGGTAGTAAAAAGATTAGAAGACTCAGGAGCAATGGAATATACCACAGTTGTGGTAGCTACTGCCTCTGATCCTGTTGCGTTACAATATGTTGCCCCTTACACTGGTTGTAGTATTGGTGAGTATTTTCGTGATAATGGTATGCATGCACTAGTTATTTACGATGATTTAAGTAAACATGCTGTTGCTTATAGACAAATCTCACTATTACTTAGAAGACCGCCGGGACGTGAAGCTTATCCAGGAGATGTATTTTATCTACATTCTAGGTTACTTGAACGAGCAGCAAAAATGTCAGATGAATCTGGTGGTGGATCTCTTACGGCTTTGCCAATTATTGAAACCCAAGCAGGTGATGTTTCCGCATATATTCCAACCAATATTATATCAATTACTGATGGACAGATTTTTTTAGAAAATGAGTTGTTCTATAAAGGTATCAGACCAGCGGTAAATATTGGTATATCCGTGAGTAGGGTAGGATCAGCAGCACAAGTAAAATCTATGAAGCAAGTGGCAGGAAATGTGAAACTTGAGTTAGCACAATTTAGGGAATTAGCAGCTTTTTCTCAGTTTAGTTCAGACTTAGACGTTTCAACTAAACAACTTATTTCACATGGTACAAAGCTTAGCGAAATATTGAAGCAGGATCAATATAGCCCTTTCCCTGTTGAGGAACAAGTGGTTAGTCTTTATGCTGGGGTAAGAAATTATCTTGATAGTATTCCTGTTGAACGAATAAAAGAATTTGAGCATAGAATGCTACAAGAAATAAAACTGAGTGAAAACGATATTTTAGTATCTATTAGAGAGCAAGGACAAATTACTAAAGAAATAGAACAAAAGTTAAAAATTTTCTTAGAAAATTTTGTGCAAAACTTTAATGCTTGTTCACTCGATAATCAAGTTTTTCCTTAA
- a CDS encoding DUF6290 family protein, with amino-acid sequence MHTLSFNVDDQLNEQIETFAKVHDRSKAYILRKAVELYLVDQNDLTIGRQALDEFYNDGFKTYSLNQIKKENGL; translated from the coding sequence ATGCATACTTTATCTTTTAACGTAGATGATCAGTTAAATGAACAAATTGAAACTTTTGCTAAAGTGCATGACCGTAGTAAAGCCTATATACTAAGAAAAGCTGTAGAGTTATATTTAGTCGATCAAAATGATCTTACAATTGGCAGGCAAGCTTTAGATGAGTTTTATAACGATGGTTTTAAAACTTATTCATTAAATCAAATTAAAAAGGAAAATGGCTTATAG
- the rpe gene encoding ribulose-phosphate 3-epimerase — MKIIKIAPSLLSADFANLQKEISSLEEAGTDMIHIDVMDGHFVPNLTFGPPIIKALRPHTTLPFDVHLMINNPEYSIKDYASSGADIITIHPETTIHLDRTLSTIQNLGLKAGVALLPSTSPNSIDYIIDKVDIILAMTVNPGFSSQKFIENQLEKVKIISEKIKNSGKNILLSVDGGINDVTGKNCIKAGADVLVSGNFIFQSKDYKKQIDLLRH, encoded by the coding sequence GTGAAAATAATTAAGATCGCACCTTCGTTACTGTCAGCAGATTTTGCTAATTTGCAAAAAGAAATCAGTTCTTTGGAAGAAGCTGGCACTGATATGATCCATATAGACGTTATGGATGGACATTTTGTACCTAACTTAACATTTGGGCCTCCTATAATAAAAGCTTTAAGACCTCACACTACATTACCATTTGACGTACATTTAATGATTAATAACCCAGAATATTCGATTAAAGACTATGCTAGTAGTGGAGCAGATATTATCACTATCCATCCTGAAACCACTATCCATCTTGACAGAACTTTAAGTACTATTCAAAATTTAGGGTTAAAAGCTGGGGTGGCATTACTTCCCTCTACAAGTCCAAATTCTATAGATTATATTATTGATAAAGTAGATATAATTCTAGCAATGACCGTAAACCCCGGTTTTTCTAGCCAAAAGTTTATAGAGAATCAGCTAGAGAAAGTCAAAATTATTTCGGAAAAAATTAAAAATTCCGGCAAAAATATATTGCTTTCTGTAGATGGAGGAATAAATGATGTTACCGGTAAGAACTGTATAAAAGCTGGAGCTGATGTTTTAGTATCAGGTAATTTTATTTTCCAATCAAAAGATTATAAAAAACAAATAGACTTACTAAGACATTAA
- a CDS encoding type II toxin-antitoxin system RelE/ParE family toxin, with the protein MWKAESLLNPHDFGKSLVGEKKGLWRYRVDDYRIICNISNNESLILVIDVGHRREIYD; encoded by the coding sequence ATTTGGAAAGCAGAATCTCTATTAAATCCTCATGATTTTGGCAAAAGTCTTGTTGGAGAGAAGAAAGGTCTTTGGCGTTACAGAGTTGATGATTATAGAATTATTTGCAATATCAGTAATAACGAATCGCTGATCTTGGTTATTGATGTAGGACATAGACGTGAAATATATGATTAA
- the atpH gene encoding ATP synthase F1 subunit delta: protein MINNKLVRNYTSALFDNALASSLEDKILQQITIINQFIEDNPQIKAVIFSPIVKDIDKCKIIELITETFNIESIVKRFLLILLRHSRMPILSNIIVLYQQLLNNSRNIKMVKVTSSKSLQTREKEWLTKYLADEFQQKVAINFRQSQSIIGGIVVQYDSIVRDYSIAGMLEKITKTLKATKITS, encoded by the coding sequence ATGATTAACAATAAATTAGTACGTAACTATACTTCTGCTTTATTTGATAATGCATTGGCAAGTAGCTTGGAAGATAAAATATTACAGCAGATTACCATTATTAATCAATTTATCGAGGATAATCCGCAAATCAAGGCTGTTATATTTTCTCCGATAGTAAAGGATATTGACAAATGTAAAATAATTGAGTTAATTACAGAAACCTTTAATATCGAATCTATAGTTAAGCGGTTTTTGTTAATATTACTAAGGCATTCACGTATGCCTATTTTATCAAACATAATAGTATTATACCAACAACTACTTAATAACAGCAGAAATATTAAAATGGTAAAAGTAACTTCTTCTAAATCTTTGCAAACTAGAGAGAAAGAATGGTTAACAAAATATTTAGCAGATGAGTTTCAGCAGAAGGTTGCTATAAATTTTCGCCAAAGTCAGTCAATTATTGGCGGTATTGTTGTGCAATATGATAGCATAGTTAGGGACTATTCTATTGCTGGAATGTTAGAAAAAATAACGAAAACCTTGAAAGCTACAAAGATAACAAGCTAA
- a CDS encoding SprT family zinc-dependent metalloprotease has protein sequence MKHQQITLDKLGSDINIPVRYSTKAKRISIRINHTGAELVLPNKNFNTGYKFLLEKESWVRQKLQKFLNKPPFDYNTITVFDEVYSLLNIDADYKKVQITDDVIQIYSLPSQHKSTLVRFLKDMLLLETTKLATLLAKEHNINFTKIKIMNNKGKWGSCSSKAVLAFNWRLIFAPKKILKYLVTHEICHIIEMNHSPRFWNLVARLYPDYKLARLWLKEHGNTLHQYLMS, from the coding sequence ATGAAACATCAGCAGATTACTTTAGATAAACTAGGGTCTGATATTAACATTCCAGTAAGATATAGTACTAAAGCTAAACGAATTAGCATTAGAATAAACCACACAGGAGCTGAATTAGTTTTACCTAATAAAAATTTTAATACAGGATATAAATTTTTGTTAGAAAAAGAATCTTGGGTTAGGCAAAAACTGCAAAAATTCTTAAACAAGCCCCCCTTTGATTATAACACAATAACAGTCTTTGACGAAGTATATTCGTTATTAAATATTGATGCAGATTATAAAAAAGTACAAATCACGGATGATGTTATTCAGATATATTCTTTACCCTCACAACACAAAAGTACTTTAGTAAGGTTTTTAAAAGATATGTTGTTACTAGAAACCACAAAACTGGCTACTCTTCTAGCAAAAGAACATAATATAAACTTTACTAAAATTAAAATTATGAATAATAAGGGCAAATGGGGAAGCTGCTCTAGTAAGGCTGTACTTGCTTTTAATTGGCGTCTTATTTTTGCTCCAAAAAAAATATTAAAATACTTAGTGACCCATGAAATATGTCATATAATTGAAATGAATCACAGTCCTCGTTTTTGGAATTTAGTAGCAAGACTTTATCCTGACTATAAGTTGGCTAGATTATGGCTTAAGGAACATGGCAATACTCTCCATCAATATTTAATGTCTTAG
- the lpdA gene encoding dihydrolipoyl dehydrogenase yields MENYDLAIIGGGPGGYVAAIRAAQLNKKVVLIEKEHLGGVCLNWGCIPTKALLKSAELFQKIRHAKDYGIIVGEASFDLKKIVQRSRDISTQLTSGIKSLLKKNKVTIIDGTASLGTGKVVEINNNGQKILIKAKDIIIATGARSRILDGFEPDGKQVITSKEAMVLDKLPESMIIVGSGAIGIEFASFYNALGTNVTVIEVQNRILQAEDEEISLMARKTFEKKGIKIHTNSKLLNHSQTQDHITIEVEIEGKNHKIQAETLLMAVGIVGNTENLNLEKTNIKIDRGHIITNQFMQTDEQGIYAIGDVTSAPWLAHKASHEGIIAVETIAGLKAHPIEKRNIPGCTYSSPQIASVGLTEEQAKKAGYQVKIGRFPSIANGKALVDGCTEGMIKTIFDVKTGELLGAHLIGKEVTELIQGYVIARTMEGTELDLINTIFPHPTLSEMMGESVLQAYGRAIHI; encoded by the coding sequence ATGGAAAATTATGATCTAGCGATTATTGGTGGTGGACCAGGTGGTTACGTGGCTGCAATTAGGGCTGCACAACTAAATAAAAAAGTTGTGTTGATTGAGAAGGAGCATTTAGGGGGAGTTTGCTTAAATTGGGGTTGTATACCAACAAAAGCATTGCTTAAATCAGCTGAATTATTTCAAAAAATTAGACATGCTAAAGATTATGGTATTATAGTAGGTGAAGCAAGTTTTGACCTAAAAAAAATAGTACAGCGTTCTAGAGATATATCGACGCAGTTAACATCTGGTATTAAATCTCTGCTAAAAAAAAATAAGGTTACGATAATTGATGGCACGGCTAGCCTAGGAACAGGCAAGGTAGTAGAGATCAATAATAATGGTCAAAAAATTTTGATTAAAGCAAAGGACATAATAATTGCAACAGGTGCAAGGTCTAGAATCTTAGATGGATTTGAGCCGGATGGCAAGCAAGTTATTACCTCCAAAGAGGCTATGGTTCTTGATAAATTACCAGAATCTATGATTATCGTTGGATCAGGAGCGATTGGTATAGAATTTGCTTCATTTTATAATGCTTTAGGAACAAATGTCACTGTAATTGAAGTGCAAAATAGGATATTACAGGCTGAAGATGAAGAAATTTCTTTAATGGCACGAAAAACTTTTGAAAAAAAGGGTATAAAAATTCATACTAATAGCAAATTGTTAAATCATAGCCAAACACAAGATCATATCACGATTGAAGTTGAGATAGAAGGCAAAAATCACAAGATACAAGCTGAAACTTTGCTGATGGCAGTTGGTATAGTTGGCAATACGGAAAATCTTAATCTAGAAAAAACTAATATCAAAATAGATAGAGGTCATATTATTACCAATCAGTTTATGCAAACTGATGAACAGGGAATTTATGCAATAGGCGATGTCACATCAGCACCATGGCTTGCCCACAAAGCAAGTCATGAAGGTATTATTGCTGTAGAAACTATTGCGGGGCTTAAAGCTCATCCTATAGAGAAACGTAATATTCCAGGCTGTACTTATTCCTCACCTCAGATTGCTAGTGTAGGACTTACTGAAGAACAAGCGAAAAAAGCTGGTTACCAAGTGAAAATTGGCAGATTCCCATCTATCGCTAATGGTAAAGCCTTGGTTGATGGTTGTACTGAAGGGATGATTAAAACGATTTTTGATGTAAAGACTGGTGAATTGTTAGGAGCCCATTTGATAGGCAAAGAAGTTACCGAACTAATTCAAGGTTATGTGATTGCTAGAACTATGGAAGGTACAGAGCTTGATTTAATCAATACTATTTTCCCTCATCCAACTTTATCTGAAATGATGGGTGAGTCAGTATTGCAGGCTTATGGTAGAGCTATTCATATATAA